Proteins encoded by one window of Homoserinimonas aerilata:
- the rpoZ gene encoding DNA-directed RNA polymerase subunit omega → MVNRTQGIIDPPIDELLSKVDSKYALVIFASKRARQINDYYADLHEGSLFDNVGPLVDSTIDDKPLSVAMHEINEDKLVVKPLAETTE, encoded by the coding sequence ATGGTCAACCGCACACAGGGCATCATCGATCCGCCCATCGACGAGCTGCTCTCGAAGGTCGATTCCAAGTACGCTCTTGTCATCTTCGCGTCCAAGCGTGCCCGCCAGATCAACGACTACTACGCCGACCTCCACGAGGGAAGCCTGTTCGACAACGTCGGTCCTCTCGTCGACTCGACCATCGACGACAAGCCTCTCTCTGTCGCCATGCACGAGATCAACGAGGACAAGCTGGTCGTCAAACCCCTCGCAGAGACGACAGAGTAG
- the coaBC gene encoding bifunctional phosphopantothenoylcysteine decarboxylase/phosphopantothenate--cysteine ligase CoaBC, translating to MPGSLNIVVGITGGIAAYKAVGLVRALVLAGHDVHVIPTESALRFIGLPTFEAISRNPVHTDLYEGVSEVRHVAIGQAADLIIVAPATANSIAKLAAGIADDLLGNSILASRAPLVIAPAMHTEMWQHPATVANIATLQARGVVVVGPAEGRLTGADSGPGRMSEPDDIVEAAMLTVQPRDLTGRSIVISAGGTREALDPVRFIGNRSSGRQGVALAEVAVARGASVTLIAANLEVAAPASVTVRQVSSAAELKSVVDEAARGADVVIMAAAVADYRPEDVAPSKIKKDQQGDELSLRLVKNPDILAGLAATNRADRVVIGFAAETETDREEFLRLGREKIARKGCDYLVLNRVGWSEGFATDGNSIVVLDRAGDIVSEASGSKASVAGHILDLLV from the coding sequence GTGCCCGGTTCACTCAACATCGTCGTCGGAATCACGGGCGGCATCGCCGCGTACAAGGCGGTCGGGCTCGTCAGGGCCCTCGTTCTTGCAGGGCATGACGTCCACGTGATCCCGACGGAGTCGGCGCTGCGTTTCATTGGGCTCCCCACATTTGAGGCGATCAGTCGCAATCCGGTGCACACGGATCTCTACGAGGGGGTCAGTGAGGTGCGGCACGTGGCCATCGGCCAGGCCGCAGACCTGATCATCGTGGCCCCTGCCACTGCCAACTCGATCGCGAAGCTCGCTGCGGGCATCGCCGATGACCTGCTCGGCAACAGCATCCTGGCGAGCAGAGCGCCGCTCGTGATCGCTCCCGCCATGCACACGGAGATGTGGCAGCATCCTGCGACGGTCGCGAACATCGCCACCCTCCAGGCCAGGGGCGTCGTCGTCGTGGGCCCGGCCGAGGGTCGACTCACGGGGGCTGACTCCGGTCCCGGGCGGATGTCTGAGCCCGATGACATCGTCGAGGCCGCAATGCTCACCGTGCAGCCACGTGACCTCACGGGCAGGTCGATCGTCATATCGGCCGGTGGCACGCGCGAGGCGCTCGACCCGGTTCGCTTCATCGGCAACCGATCGAGTGGTAGGCAGGGTGTGGCGCTGGCTGAGGTGGCCGTTGCGCGCGGCGCATCCGTCACGCTGATCGCCGCGAATCTCGAGGTTGCTGCGCCCGCATCGGTCACGGTTCGACAGGTGAGTTCTGCGGCCGAGTTGAAGTCCGTCGTCGACGAGGCAGCCCGTGGTGCGGATGTGGTCATCATGGCCGCTGCTGTCGCCGACTACCGTCCGGAGGACGTCGCGCCGTCGAAGATCAAGAAGGACCAGCAGGGCGATGAGCTCTCGCTCCGTCTTGTCAAGAATCCGGATATCCTCGCCGGGCTTGCCGCAACGAACCGAGCCGACCGCGTCGTCATCGGTTTCGCCGCTGAGACAGAAACCGACCGCGAGGAGTTCCTGCGTCTTGGGCGAGAGAAGATCGCCCGCAAGGGATGCGACTATCTCGTCCTCAACAGGGTCGGCTGGAGTGAGGGCTTCGCCACAGACGGTAACTCGATCGTCGTCCTGGATCGGGCCGGCGATATAGTGAGCGAAGCCTCGGGCAGTAAGGCGTCGGTGGCCGGTCATATCCTTGACCTGCTCGTATGA
- the metK gene encoding methionine adenosyltransferase — MTTPLRLFTSESVTEGHPDKMADQISDSILDAMLTEDPHSRVAVETLVTTGLVHVAGEVTTKGYVEIPGIVREVIRSIGYDSSEVGFDGANCGVTVSIGAQSPDIAQGVDHAIEQRQGVGHDDIDSQGAGDQGIMFGFATNETPSFMPLPAWTAHRLAERLAEVRKEGLLDYLRPDGKTQVTVGYDGLVPRTIDTVVLSTQHAPGVISSTLEAEVRELVIDPVLATTGLDASQVTLLVNPTGRFEIGGPKGDAGLTGRKVIVDTYGGAARHGGGAFSGKDPSKVDRSAAYALRWVAKNVVAAGLADRLEVQVAYAIGKASPVGLYVESFGTNTVDERRIIEAIRQVFDLRPRAIIRDLDLLRPIYAKTATYGHFGRELPDFTWERLDRVDELRAAAGA; from the coding sequence ATGACAACTCCGCTGCGTCTCTTCACCTCGGAATCGGTCACAGAAGGCCATCCAGACAAGATGGCCGACCAGATCTCCGACAGCATCCTGGATGCGATGCTCACTGAAGATCCGCACAGCCGCGTCGCCGTCGAGACGCTTGTGACAACCGGGCTCGTACATGTCGCAGGTGAGGTGACGACCAAGGGCTATGTCGAGATTCCCGGCATCGTGCGTGAGGTCATCCGGAGCATCGGCTACGACTCTTCCGAGGTCGGATTCGATGGTGCCAACTGTGGCGTGACCGTTTCGATCGGTGCGCAGTCGCCCGACATCGCCCAGGGCGTCGATCATGCGATCGAGCAGCGGCAGGGCGTCGGCCACGACGACATCGACTCTCAGGGTGCGGGTGACCAGGGCATCATGTTCGGCTTCGCAACGAATGAGACGCCGTCGTTCATGCCGCTTCCGGCCTGGACAGCCCACCGGCTCGCAGAGCGCCTCGCAGAGGTCCGCAAGGAGGGTCTGCTCGACTACCTCCGGCCCGATGGCAAGACCCAGGTCACGGTCGGATACGACGGCCTCGTGCCCCGCACCATCGACACCGTGGTGCTCTCGACCCAGCACGCCCCGGGCGTCATCTCGTCGACGCTTGAGGCCGAGGTTCGCGAACTCGTGATCGATCCCGTCCTCGCCACGACCGGGCTCGACGCCTCGCAGGTCACACTTCTGGTCAACCCGACGGGGCGTTTCGAGATCGGCGGTCCGAAGGGCGACGCCGGCCTGACCGGCCGCAAGGTCATCGTCGACACCTACGGGGGTGCCGCTCGCCATGGCGGAGGCGCCTTCAGCGGCAAGGATCCGTCGAAGGTCGATCGCTCTGCCGCCTATGCGCTGCGCTGGGTCGCTAAGAACGTGGTCGCCGCTGGCCTCGCCGACAGGCTTGAGGTGCAGGTGGCCTACGCGATCGGCAAGGCGTCGCCTGTAGGCCTCTACGTCGAGAGTTTCGGCACCAACACGGTCGACGAGCGGCGCATCATCGAGGCGATCCGACAGGTGTTTGATCTGCGTCCGCGCGCGATCATCCGTGATCTCGACCTTCTCCGCCCGATCTACGCCAAGACGGCGACCTATGGCCACTTCGGTCGCGAGCTGCCCGATTTCACCTGGGAGCGGTTGGACCGCGTCGACGAGCTGCGCGCCGCCGCCGGAGCCTGA
- a CDS encoding primosomal protein N', with product MGVGTASGSAAIARVVIDSPLPQLDRLFDYRIPAAFAEDCVPGVRVRVPLRSAGRIADAYVVEVAASGEYEGALSEIEDVISVVPVLAPEVWNLARRLADRAAGVASDVLRLAIPKRQVRVEKAWLAAGRPAPTPSPITPVDAPDFVSGRLAEVVSGGERVAVDAVPRLVPVDSRTDGTTHWVGHWAVTMAAAASQTLAGERSAILAVPDYRDREQLLIALEAVLPAERIVRMDAQQSNPDRYRSILSCRGGTPLVIVGNRSALYAPAARLGLIAVWDDGDGLHSEPLSPHIHTRDAALLRQEQQDCALMFVSHARSSEVQRLVELGWLGVLATERVYLPKVIPTLSQDEVGPHTAAARIPSTAWKQMRQALDHGPVLVQVARPGYAPQLACESCRASARCSACEGPLAQRSASATPACQWCGALATSWSCRLCEGTRLRLVGQGSVRTAENLGRAFPGIKVIIADGDRVVTTVGAATALVVATRGAEPIADGGYRGVLLLDGDRMLARESLRVAEDCLRWWANAIALAAPGAPTVLVGVGGRIAAALATWRLADFARDELADRRRLRFPPAVRVATITGSPEAVERSVLAVESLRGVDVLGPVENPDGLRSIVRFDYGVGAEVASAMKAEIIRTATSRRKRVPPGKGSAGALPRLKARFDDTEPFAD from the coding sequence GTGGGGGTCGGGACCGCATCGGGCTCGGCCGCCATCGCCCGGGTCGTCATCGACTCGCCGCTTCCGCAGCTCGATCGCCTGTTCGACTACCGCATCCCTGCGGCGTTCGCAGAGGACTGCGTGCCCGGCGTCAGGGTGCGGGTTCCATTGCGGTCCGCGGGTCGAATTGCGGATGCCTACGTCGTGGAGGTAGCGGCCAGCGGCGAGTACGAGGGTGCGCTGAGCGAGATCGAGGACGTGATCTCGGTCGTTCCGGTCCTCGCCCCGGAGGTCTGGAACCTTGCACGTCGTCTGGCGGATCGTGCGGCCGGGGTCGCCAGCGATGTCCTGAGGCTCGCCATCCCGAAGCGTCAGGTGCGTGTCGAGAAGGCCTGGCTCGCGGCGGGGCGACCTGCGCCTACGCCGTCTCCCATCACGCCGGTGGATGCGCCGGACTTCGTGTCGGGTCGCCTCGCCGAGGTCGTGAGCGGAGGCGAGCGGGTCGCCGTTGATGCTGTGCCGCGGCTCGTCCCCGTCGACTCCCGCACAGATGGCACAACCCATTGGGTCGGGCACTGGGCTGTCACGATGGCTGCCGCAGCCAGCCAGACCTTGGCGGGGGAGCGCAGCGCGATTCTGGCGGTTCCCGATTATCGCGATCGCGAGCAGTTGCTGATCGCTCTCGAAGCTGTGCTCCCGGCTGAACGCATTGTGCGGATGGATGCCCAGCAGTCGAATCCAGATCGCTACAGGAGCATCCTGAGCTGCCGGGGGGGCACCCCGCTGGTCATCGTGGGCAATCGCTCCGCGCTGTATGCACCGGCCGCTAGGCTCGGGCTGATCGCTGTCTGGGATGACGGCGACGGCCTCCATTCCGAGCCGCTGTCGCCACACATCCATACGAGGGATGCCGCGCTGCTCCGGCAGGAGCAGCAGGACTGCGCACTCATGTTCGTCTCTCATGCTCGCAGCAGCGAGGTTCAGCGTCTGGTCGAGCTCGGTTGGCTCGGTGTGCTGGCCACCGAGCGCGTCTATCTGCCCAAGGTGATCCCGACGCTGTCGCAGGACGAGGTCGGCCCGCACACGGCTGCCGCGCGCATTCCGTCGACCGCGTGGAAGCAGATGCGTCAGGCCCTCGATCACGGGCCTGTTCTCGTGCAGGTGGCCCGTCCTGGCTATGCGCCCCAGCTCGCCTGTGAGTCGTGCCGTGCCTCTGCGCGCTGTTCCGCGTGTGAGGGTCCGCTGGCGCAGCGGAGTGCTTCGGCGACGCCCGCGTGCCAATGGTGCGGGGCACTTGCCACGTCGTGGTCATGCCGGCTGTGCGAGGGAACACGCCTGCGGCTCGTGGGGCAGGGTTCGGTTCGAACGGCCGAGAACCTCGGTCGTGCCTTCCCCGGTATCAAGGTGATCATCGCGGACGGCGACCGTGTGGTCACCACGGTCGGGGCTGCTACCGCTCTCGTCGTCGCCACGCGCGGGGCGGAGCCGATCGCCGACGGTGGCTACCGTGGCGTCCTCCTGCTCGACGGCGACAGGATGCTGGCCCGCGAGAGCCTGCGGGTCGCCGAGGACTGCCTTCGGTGGTGGGCCAACGCGATCGCCCTCGCCGCGCCTGGCGCGCCGACGGTGCTCGTCGGTGTCGGCGGCCGGATCGCCGCGGCCCTGGCCACCTGGCGTTTGGCCGATTTCGCCCGCGATGAGCTCGCCGACAGGCGGCGCCTGCGGTTTCCTCCCGCTGTCCGGGTGGCGACGATCACCGGCTCTCCGGAAGCGGTCGAGCGCTCTGTCCTGGCCGTCGAATCCCTTCGGGGCGTCGATGTGCTGGGCCCGGTGGAGAACCCCGATGGCCTCCGGTCGATCGTGCGCTTCGATTACGGCGTGGGCGCAGAGGTGGCCTCCGCCATGAAGGCCGAGATCATCCGCACAGCGACGAGCCGCCGCAAGCGCGTCCCTCCCGGTAAGGGCTCCGCCGGCGCACTGCCTAGACTTAAAGCCCGATTCGATGACACGGAACCGTTCGCGGACTAG
- the fmt gene encoding methionyl-tRNA formyltransferase translates to MRLIFAGSPAVAVPSLRALIAADHEVAAVLTREDSPQGRRRVLTPTPVAVAAEESDIRVIRANRLDDAVAQQIAALEPELGVIVAYGGLLREPLLSTPPLGWINLHFSLLPRWRGAAPVQRAIMAGDEITGATVFRLVEELDAGDVYGHFSQRIGSHETAGHLLDSLADGGAELLAGVVSALAEGTARAEPQRGDVTLAPKLRLADGLVDFAQHSSTVLSRIRGVTPEPGAFALLQGERFKIHQAAPAREHAPLAPGVLENRDGRVIVGTGDEPIELLEVQAAGKRAMLAAEWWRGRPASAPAAFDVDGAAVGS, encoded by the coding sequence ATGCGTTTGATCTTCGCCGGCTCTCCCGCTGTCGCCGTCCCCAGCCTTCGGGCGCTCATCGCTGCCGACCATGAGGTGGCCGCCGTTCTCACGAGGGAGGATTCTCCTCAGGGGCGCCGCCGGGTGCTCACCCCGACGCCTGTGGCCGTGGCGGCAGAGGAGTCGGACATCCGGGTCATTCGCGCCAATCGGCTCGATGATGCGGTCGCACAGCAGATTGCGGCCCTCGAGCCGGAGCTCGGCGTGATCGTCGCCTATGGCGGCCTTCTTCGCGAACCACTCCTGTCGACGCCGCCCCTCGGTTGGATCAATCTTCATTTCTCGCTCCTGCCGCGCTGGCGTGGGGCGGCTCCTGTTCAGCGTGCGATCATGGCGGGCGACGAGATCACGGGGGCGACGGTGTTCCGTCTGGTCGAAGAACTCGATGCGGGGGATGTCTACGGCCATTTCTCGCAGCGCATCGGCTCCCATGAGACGGCGGGTCATCTGCTCGACTCTCTCGCCGATGGCGGCGCCGAGTTGCTCGCGGGTGTCGTCTCGGCGCTGGCGGAGGGCACGGCTCGGGCGGAGCCGCAGCGTGGCGATGTGACCCTTGCCCCGAAACTGCGGCTCGCGGACGGCCTTGTGGACTTCGCGCAGCATTCCTCGACGGTGCTCTCGCGCATCCGCGGCGTAACGCCGGAGCCGGGCGCCTTCGCCCTGTTGCAGGGCGAGCGTTTCAAGATCCACCAGGCTGCACCGGCCCGTGAGCACGCGCCGCTGGCTCCGGGCGTGCTCGAGAATCGCGACGGCCGGGTCATCGTGGGCACGGGTGACGAACCGATCGAGCTGCTCGAGGTCCAGGCTGCGGGCAAGCGTGCGATGCTTGCGGCCGAGTGGTGGCGCGGTCGCCCGGCGAGTGCCCCTGCGGCGTTCGACGTCGATGGTGCGGCGGTGGGCTCGTGA
- a CDS encoding RsmB/NOP family class I SAM-dependent RNA methyltransferase, which produces MNSRRGKAVPVQPARRIAFEVISAVRESDAYANLLLPVKIERAKLDTADAALATELSYGTLRRQGYYDAVIELAAGRGVDRIDAPVLDVLRLAVHQLLSMRTAPHAAVDEAVSQAREVASQSATGFVNGVLRTVTRTSPAEWEERVLAVPRSADDRRAVEFSHPVWVVRAFRQALAAEDRADELDELLASDNVAPRVSLVALPGLSTVSQLDGATPSAFSPLAAVVEGGDPNRIEQVRLGRARVQDEGSQLAALALSRSSAVVEGEQWLDMCAGPGGKAALLAAEAARMGARLVANEVVPTRAGLVRKALEVLADPPQVTVRDGRTFGSSHPEHFDRILIDAPCTGLGALRRRPEARWRKQPRDVPELSGLQAELLESGIRALKPGGTLAYVTCSPHLAETRLVVDSALKQHPEMSRLDTPAVLAGVTASPLELGESDGSVQLWPHRHGTDAMFICLLRKAGVSVDR; this is translated from the coding sequence GTGAACTCGCGTCGCGGCAAGGCCGTCCCTGTGCAGCCGGCGCGTCGCATCGCCTTCGAGGTCATCTCCGCGGTCAGGGAGTCGGATGCTTACGCGAACCTTCTCCTGCCGGTCAAGATCGAACGGGCCAAGCTCGACACTGCGGATGCGGCACTCGCCACAGAGCTGAGCTACGGCACCCTGCGCAGGCAGGGCTACTATGACGCGGTCATCGAGCTCGCCGCCGGCCGCGGCGTCGATCGAATCGACGCTCCTGTGCTCGACGTGCTCCGTCTGGCCGTGCACCAGCTGCTGTCGATGAGAACGGCGCCGCACGCCGCGGTCGATGAGGCCGTCTCGCAGGCGCGGGAGGTGGCGTCGCAGTCGGCCACGGGTTTCGTCAACGGCGTGCTCCGCACCGTCACCCGCACGAGCCCTGCGGAGTGGGAGGAGCGGGTCCTCGCCGTTCCTCGTTCCGCAGATGATCGCAGAGCGGTCGAGTTCTCGCATCCGGTGTGGGTGGTCCGGGCGTTCCGTCAGGCGCTTGCCGCGGAGGACAGGGCGGACGAACTCGATGAGCTGCTCGCTTCCGACAATGTGGCGCCTCGGGTGTCTCTCGTGGCCCTTCCTGGGCTTTCCACCGTTTCCCAGCTTGATGGGGCGACGCCGTCGGCTTTCTCTCCTCTCGCTGCCGTTGTCGAGGGCGGCGACCCGAATCGAATCGAGCAGGTGCGACTGGGGCGTGCACGCGTTCAGGATGAGGGGTCGCAGCTCGCTGCCCTTGCGCTCAGCAGGTCCTCTGCCGTGGTTGAGGGCGAGCAGTGGTTGGACATGTGCGCCGGCCCCGGCGGCAAGGCCGCGCTTCTGGCAGCTGAGGCAGCACGTATGGGTGCCCGGCTGGTCGCCAACGAGGTTGTTCCCACCCGCGCAGGCCTCGTGCGCAAGGCCCTTGAGGTGCTCGCCGATCCTCCGCAGGTCACGGTGCGGGATGGCCGCACCTTCGGTTCCTCGCATCCGGAGCACTTCGATCGCATCCTGATCGATGCGCCGTGCACCGGCCTCGGCGCACTACGTCGTCGCCCGGAGGCTCGCTGGCGCAAGCAGCCACGTGATGTTCCGGAACTTTCCGGATTGCAGGCCGAGCTGCTCGAGTCGGGTATCCGCGCGCTGAAGCCCGGCGGCACGCTCGCGTACGTCACCTGCTCGCCCCATCTGGCGGAGACGCGTCTCGTCGTCGACTCCGCGCTGAAGCAGCATCCGGAGATGTCCCGCCTCGACACCCCTGCTGTGCTTGCCGGGGTCACGGCGTCGCCGCTCGAGCTGGGGGAGTCTGACGGCAGCGTGCAGCTGTGGCCGCATCGGCACGGCACGGATGCGATGTTCATCTGCCTGCTGCGCAAAGCTGGCGTCTCCGTCGATCGCTAG
- the rpe gene encoding ribulose-phosphate 3-epimerase, whose amino-acid sequence MTVRINPSILSADFVNMERDLGAISDADLVHVDVMDNHFVPNLTFGPQMVERIQQVSTIPLDVHLMIDDPDRWAPGYAELGAYSVTFHAEAASDSVALARRLREIGARAGIALKPGTRVEPYLELLHEFDQVLVMTVEPGFGGQSFIHETMPKLELLRGAVSKSGLDVWLQVDGGVTEQTITVAAEAGADTFVAGSSVFGAGDPAAQIAALRAAATTHAH is encoded by the coding sequence ATGACCGTGCGCATCAATCCGAGCATCCTGTCGGCCGATTTCGTGAACATGGAGCGTGACCTCGGCGCCATCTCCGACGCCGATCTCGTGCATGTCGACGTCATGGACAACCATTTCGTTCCGAATCTCACGTTCGGGCCGCAGATGGTCGAGCGCATCCAGCAGGTGTCGACGATCCCTCTCGATGTGCATCTGATGATCGACGATCCGGATCGCTGGGCGCCGGGTTACGCCGAGCTGGGCGCCTATTCGGTGACCTTCCATGCCGAGGCGGCGAGCGATTCGGTCGCCCTTGCGCGCCGGCTCCGAGAGATCGGTGCCCGTGCGGGGATCGCCCTCAAGCCGGGAACCCGCGTCGAACCCTACCTGGAGCTATTGCACGAGTTCGATCAGGTCCTGGTGATGACGGTCGAGCCGGGTTTCGGGGGCCAGTCATTCATACACGAGACGATGCCGAAGCTGGAGCTGCTGCGGGGCGCCGTCTCGAAGTCGGGCCTCGACGTGTGGCTGCAGGTTGACGGCGGTGTGACCGAGCAGACGATCACGGTGGCTGCGGAGGCGGGGGCCGACACCTTCGTCGCGGGCTCCAGCGTGTTCGGCGCAGGCGATCCCGCCGCGCAGATCGCCGCGCTCCGTGCCGCCGCGACGACGCACGCGCACTGA
- a CDS encoding FKBP-type peptidyl-prolyl cis-trans isomerase, translated as MSEFNRTKPEIEFFDGDAPDDLVVTDVEVGTGAEALPGSTVDVHYLGVDLESGEEFDSSWSRGQSINFPLGSLIAGWQQGIPGMKVGGRRQLVCPPHLAYGPAGSGHRLSGRTLIFVIDLLGVS; from the coding sequence ATGAGCGAATTCAACAGGACCAAGCCCGAGATCGAGTTCTTCGACGGCGATGCACCCGACGACCTCGTCGTGACCGATGTCGAGGTGGGCACGGGTGCCGAGGCGCTCCCCGGCTCGACCGTTGACGTGCACTACCTGGGTGTCGACCTCGAGAGCGGCGAGGAGTTCGACTCCTCCTGGAGCCGCGGCCAGTCCATCAACTTCCCGCTGGGCAGTCTCATCGCTGGCTGGCAGCAGGGCATCCCGGGCATGAAGGTCGGCGGTCGTCGCCAGCTCGTCTGCCCGCCGCACCTCGCCTATGGCCCCGCCGGTTCCGGGCACAGGCTCTCTGGTCGCACCCTCATCTTCGTCATCGACCTGCTCGGCGTGAGCTAG
- a CDS encoding phosphoribosyl-ATP diphosphatase produces MKTFDDLFAELSEKALSRPEGSGTVAELDAGVHAIGKKIVEEAAEVWMAAEFQTDDEAAEEISQLLYHVQVLMIAKGLSTEDVYRHL; encoded by the coding sequence GTGAAGACGTTCGACGATCTGTTTGCGGAGCTCTCCGAGAAGGCTCTGTCCCGCCCTGAGGGCTCGGGCACGGTCGCGGAGCTCGACGCCGGCGTACACGCCATCGGCAAGAAGATCGTCGAGGAGGCTGCGGAGGTCTGGATGGCCGCCGAGTTCCAGACGGATGACGAGGCTGCAGAGGAGATCTCGCAGCTGCTCTACCACGTGCAGGTGCTGATGATCGCGAAGGGTCTGAGCACCGAGGATGTCTACCGACATCTCTGA
- the hisG gene encoding ATP phosphoribosyltransferase has protein sequence MLRIAVPNKGSLAETASEMLREAGYAGRRDPRALTVADPLNDVEFFYLRPRDIATYVGSGALDVGVTGRDLLLDSGSSAQEIANLDFADSTFRFAGPAGQFAELSDLEGVRVATSYPGLVGDFLSRHGVSATLVTLDGAVESAVKLGVADAVADVVSTGSTLRAQGLQIFGPVILESSAVLISANPTIEGISTLHRRLQGVLVARQYVIMDYDLPAELLEQATAVTPGLESPTVSPLRDENWVAVRVMVKRVGMNQVMDSLYALGARAILVSPIHAARL, from the coding sequence ATGCTTCGCATAGCAGTGCCCAACAAGGGCTCACTGGCCGAGACCGCATCCGAGATGCTTCGGGAGGCCGGCTATGCCGGTCGGCGTGATCCCCGTGCCCTCACCGTCGCTGATCCGCTGAACGATGTGGAGTTCTTCTACCTCCGTCCGCGCGACATCGCGACCTATGTGGGTTCCGGCGCGTTGGATGTCGGTGTTACCGGGCGCGATCTGCTTCTCGACTCCGGCTCCAGTGCGCAGGAGATCGCGAACCTGGACTTCGCCGATTCGACGTTCCGCTTCGCCGGGCCGGCAGGGCAGTTCGCCGAGCTCTCCGATCTGGAGGGCGTCCGCGTCGCGACCAGCTATCCGGGTCTTGTGGGCGACTTCCTCTCCCGCCATGGCGTCTCGGCCACCCTCGTGACGCTCGATGGTGCGGTCGAATCGGCCGTCAAGCTTGGAGTTGCGGATGCTGTCGCCGACGTCGTGTCGACGGGCTCGACCCTGCGAGCCCAGGGCCTGCAGATCTTCGGCCCGGTCATCCTCGAGTCGAGTGCGGTGCTGATCAGCGCCAATCCGACGATCGAGGGCATCTCCACGCTTCACAGGAGGCTTCAGGGCGTCCTCGTGGCGCGGCAGTACGTGATCATGGATTACGACCTTCCCGCGGAGCTGCTCGAGCAGGCCACGGCGGTGACGCCGGGTCTCGAGTCGCCGACGGTGTCTCCTCTTCGGGATGAGAACTGGGTCGCGGTGCGGGTCATGGTGAAGCGCGTGGGGATGAATCAGGTCATGGACAGCCTGTATGCGCTCGGAGCCAGGGCCATCCTGGTCAGCCCGATCCACGCGGCGCGGCTCTAA
- the hisF gene encoding imidazole glycerol phosphate synthase subunit HisF has translation MSIAIRVIPCLDVADGRVVKGVNFLNLRDAGDPVELARRYYEQGADEVTFLDVTATVDNRSTTYDVVRATAEQVFIPLTVGGGVRSTEDVARLQGHGADKVGVNSAAIARPDLLSEIADRFGSQALVLSLDLKRSERTPSGFVVTTHGGRTETELDGLAWAAEAIERGAGELLVNSIDADGTKAGFDLELITAVREISRVPVIASGGAGSLEHFAPAVAAGADAVLAASVFHNGELTVGDVKQSLGAAGFPVR, from the coding sequence ATGTCCATTGCGATTCGCGTGATCCCGTGCCTCGACGTCGCCGACGGACGGGTCGTCAAAGGGGTCAACTTTCTCAATCTGCGCGATGCCGGCGATCCCGTCGAACTCGCCCGCCGCTACTACGAACAGGGCGCTGACGAGGTGACATTCCTCGATGTGACGGCGACGGTCGACAACCGTTCGACCACCTACGACGTCGTCCGTGCGACCGCCGAGCAGGTCTTCATCCCGCTCACCGTCGGCGGAGGCGTGCGCTCGACGGAGGATGTCGCCCGCCTGCAGGGTCATGGCGCCGACAAGGTCGGGGTGAACAGCGCTGCGATCGCGCGGCCAGACCTCCTCTCGGAGATCGCCGACCGCTTCGGATCGCAGGCACTCGTGCTCTCCCTTGACCTCAAACGTTCCGAGCGCACACCGTCCGGCTTTGTTGTGACCACGCACGGAGGACGCACGGAGACCGAACTCGACGGCCTTGCCTGGGCTGCCGAGGCGATCGAGCGTGGCGCGGGGGAACTCCTCGTGAACTCGATCGATGCCGATGGCACGAAGGCCGGCTTCGATCTGGAACTGATCACCGCGGTGCGGGAGATCAGCCGCGTGCCGGTGATCGCGAGCGGAGGGGCGGGCTCCCTCGAGCATTTCGCGCCTGCTGTCGCGGCCGGCGCCGATGCCGTGCTCGCGGCATCCGTGTTCCACAACGGCGAACTCACGGTCGGCGATGTCAAGCAGAGCCTCGGAGCTGCGGGCTTCCCCGTACGCTGA
- the hisI gene encoding phosphoribosyl-AMP cyclohydrolase produces MTITDVDAVIAGASFDPNGLMPAIIQQHDTLEVLMLGWMDAEALRRTLTEGRVTFWSRSRQEYWRKGDTSGHVQYVRGAALDCDQDALLVTVEQVGPACHTGARRCFDVTPLDPVVGVQEQPDA; encoded by the coding sequence ATGACCATCACCGATGTCGACGCCGTGATTGCCGGCGCCTCCTTCGACCCCAACGGGCTCATGCCTGCGATCATCCAGCAGCACGACACCCTCGAGGTGCTGATGCTCGGCTGGATGGATGCCGAGGCTCTGCGCCGCACGCTCACCGAGGGTCGGGTGACGTTCTGGTCTCGGTCCCGGCAGGAGTACTGGCGCAAGGGCGACACCTCGGGTCATGTGCAGTACGTTCGCGGCGCGGCCCTGGACTGTGACCAGGATGCGCTTCTCGTCACGGTGGAGCAGGTCGGCCCGGCATGCCACACGGGTGCGCGCCGCTGCTTCGATGTCACCCCGCTGGATCCCGTCGTCGGTGTGCAGGAGCAGCCGGATGCGTGA